CCCAATCCAAATCAAGACCAGGAGTGAGATTAACGCTAGATTATTCTTGGGAACGAGTTAGCAAAAAAAGTGTAGCCCTCCTGCACCGCCGCTGTATAAATTAGTAAACAACCTCACTTTACTTTCTTATCTGGTGCTCTAAAATTGCCTTAAATTACTGGCATTGTGTTTGATTAAATCTTAACTGAAATGAATCTTGAAAAAAGTTATAGTGAGGTCTAAAATGAAAACATTAGTTAAATATTTATTAGTCTTAACCATCTCCATCTTATATTTTGGATGCACAAAAGAAGATATTCTTCATTATGATAGTACACCTCCAAATCCTCCATCAAATATTTATACTGTTACCGGTGATAACCGGGTTGATATTTTTTGGGATAATAGCACAGATAGGGATTTAGCTGGCTACAATGTTTATTACAGCGATGACAATTACAAATTTACATTGCTTGGCTCAACTGAAAATGATTATTATGTTGATTATGATGCTCCAAATGGTCAAAAAGTTTATTATGCAATTACATCATATGATTTTAACGGTAACGAAAGCGATTTGAGTAAAGATTTAGTTTACGATACACCACGTCCTGAAGGATTTAACCAGACAATTTTTGATTATCTGCAATTCCCGAATAACAGCGGATACGATTTTTCTACTTTTTCTGTTCTGCCTTATGATGATCAAAATTCTGATTTCTTTTTCGAAAATTATAATGGCACTTTTTACCTTGATGTATATAAGGATTCAGATATACAGGATATGGGAAAAACGAATGACATTTATGATATAACTATTGCGCCTGCTTCAGGCTGGTCTTCTACCAAGGATGCAATTGCTGAAGTGGGACATACGTATGTTATTTGGACGTGGGACAATCATTTTGCCAAAGTTAGAATTAAAAACATAACCAGTGAAAGAATTGTATTTGATTGGGCATATCAAACTATGGAAGGCAATATTGAACTTAAACGAGCAGTTCCGCCAGAACACAGAAATCCTTTGGATAAGGAAGAGTTCAAAAATAGAATTGAAAAGAGAAGTCACTAAAATTATTTCAGAAATCAATCATAAATAAAAAACATACTAAAGTGAGAGTTGAAACCTAAAAATGATATAATAATGTACTGAGAAAGCATACTTTTATAGTATGCTTTTTCTATATTTGTATGAAAGTTTAAACACTTTGTTAACTTTTGGAAAACCTAAAGAATGTTAAGAATACTAACAATCCTTGTCGTATTAGCTTGTTTTGTTGTAACACATCCACAAGGAAAGCACCATAAATTTGATCCGGAGAAGTACGAAGGAGAATCCCCTAAAAGTATTTTAGTTAAAGTGGAAGAGGGTTTTAATGGAGGTGATGTAGAAAAATTTGCTAAGTATTTCAGTTCCCAAACCTACGCAAGTTTATCAAATGGGGTATCGGGTTATTATAGCCCTAATCAATTCTTTTATATTCTTCAGAATTATTTCAGTATTTACAAACCAATAGGATTTCGCTTTATAGTTATGAATGATAAAGGAGAGAATCCTTACGCCTCTGGTCTCTATAAGTTTGAAGCAAAGGGAATACGCGGCAATGCACAGGTTTTTATATCATTAAAAATTATTAGCAACATTTGGAAGATATCCCAGATTACAATTAACTGATGTTTGGTAAAATTAAAAATATTTTTAAAGGCAGAAATAAATTTTTTGTTCTATTTTTTTTTACGATTCTTTTCGTTATTGGTATTGGAATCATTTCCCCTGTTTTGCTGGATAATAAAAGAAAAAACTGGGAGAATGATCTAAAAGAAAGCATATCAAATATTGAATCGTCCGCAACAAACCTGCTTAATGAAAAGCAAAAAAACCTGGTTAGAAAATCCCGCACGTTAAAAAATGAAATAAGAATATTTTTAGATAACAAAAAAAATTATAGTTCAATAATTGAAAAGATCAATTCGGAAAAGTATTCCGAATATTCCGTTGAAGTTATAAACAAGAATGAAAAATTAATTGCCTGGACAAGTAATGTCGCAATACCGGTAGAAGATTTTTTTCCTTTAAGTTTTGCCCCAACAGAAGTTTTTTTTTACAGATCTAACTTAACAACATTTTTATCATCGATTGATACAATTCGAATTAACTACGAGTTGTTCTACTTTGCAATTAGTCAGCAGGTCGAAAAGCATTTTGAAATTCAAAACAAATTTTATGAAAAAATAAATTTATCAGAATTCCTGGCAAAAAAATTTCAAACTGAAGCCGAAGTTAATTATTCACAGTTTGCAAAAGTTTCCAAAGACGGCAGGAAAATTTCTTTCGAAATAAGAAATAACAAAAACTATAAAATTGGAGTTGTTACTTTTAACAAACCATCATTGGATTCAAGAATCAATTCATTTAATGAGGATATTACTGATATTCAATCCATTGCTGCTATTGCAGGTTTCATTTTTTTAATGCTTGGATTCCTAAAAGATTATAAAAAAATAAAAAGCGGAGTACTAAGAATTTTATTGTTATCAGGAGTCTTAGTTCTTTTCCGATACTTACTATACGAGTTAAGTATTCCATCTAAATTTCTTGATAGCCCATTAACCAACTCATCATACTTTGCGTCCGCGTTTGGAAGCGGAATTGTAAAATCACCTCTGGAGCTTTTCATTACAATCATTTTCTTACTGATTGTGTGTTTTAGCATGTTCAATTTTTTCTGGAGTTATTTTAATTCTAACAGGATTAGAAAAAAAGGAAATATTCTAACCTTCCCTGTAATTCTTTTTACATCCACGGTTCTTTTTCTCGTTTCACTTAGAGGACTTGGTGCTTCATTAAAAAGTGTAATTTTCGATTCATCGCTTAGATATTTTAGAGAAACCGGATTGCTTCCAAATCTTCCGGCTGGTTTGATGCAATTAAATGTTCTTTTAATCGGGCTTTCTTCTTTTCTAATTTCTGTTTCAATAATTCTTTTAATTTTTGTTTTCTTTCCATTTGATAAAAATGATTACAGAAAAATTAAATATGCAATCGCTGCTATTTTTGTTTTTTTCCAAGGTGCCGGATATTTTTACGATTACATTCAAAGTGAGCCGCAGGGGACGGACTTAATCAGAGTTTTATTCATCTCCTTCGCATTTATTCTTTCATACAAAATATTTTTTGAAGAAAGAAAAAATCCATTTAACTATGCGTATGCAGCTCTGGCAGCTTCAATTATTACGGTTAGCCTTCTTAATTTTTATAATGCCAAACTGGAACAGGAATCCCTAAAGACAACAGCTTATGAATTAACGAGAACTAATGATAGCTGGCTTGAGTTTTTGGTTACACAAACATTAATTAATTCATCCTTAAAAGATGAAACTTACAGGGCGCTTAAAGATCAACTTACTAATTATGAAGCCGCAGCTTTTATAATATGGAGCCATAGTTTATTACAGCGGGAAAAATTAAATTCATCTGTGGCACTGCTTAATAAAAGAAAAGAATTATTGGGCAGCTTTGGAATCGAGCTGGATGAGAAATATCGAATCAATCCAGGCGTACTTAAATATGATGACGATGGATTGCAAGTATTTGATAATTATAGACCATATCAATTAGCTGGTAAAATTATTTCTGGCATTTTGCCAATAAAGGAAGATGATATTTTGCTCGGTTATGTTGTTGTTTCAATTTTATTTGATGAAACAAATTATGGAAGGGTTGATTATCCCAAAGTACTTTCACCGGATTTTAATTCTTTAAATTCCACAGTAGATTTTGAAAAATTAAAAATATTCGATTTCAAAAATGGTAAGTTGGAAAATGTTTATGGAGAACTAACGCCACCTGATGAAATTACTTGGGCAATAGTTAACGCCGATTTTACTAATTCCGAAGCATGGCTTAAACTTAAAATTAGCAGCGATGAATATATTGCTTACTTATTAAAATTTACCCGCGATAAAAATGAACGAATTATTGTTGTTTTGCTTAAAGAAAAAAACCTTTCCTGGAGTTTATATAATTTCCTAAAAGTATTTTTCATACACATCATATTTATTGTTGGTTTTCTTGCTATTATTTTTGCGCAACAACTTTACCGGGCAAAAAATATAAAGTTTACTTTCAGATTACAATTGTTGGGTGCATTTCTCTTAATTTCTCTTTTACCATTACTCTTGCTTGCATTTTATAACAGAAGCCTTTCTGAACAAAAGAATAGTGAAGCAACAATAATGAATTTAAAGGAAAAGGCATTAAATGTTGAAAGATATCTTACGGAAAATGCTGCAAATTCATCTATAAAGAATTTGAATTTAGTTTTTAATAAAGCTTCCCAAGAACTAAATATTGATTATTCTTTATATTCAGAAGAAAGAGTTAAGTATAGTTCCAGACCTGAGTACTATGGTTCTGGCTTAATACCGGAATATATTAATCCAACGATTTATGCTAAATTCAACTACCAGGGATACAAAGAATATTTAGAAAATGAAGAAATAGAGAAATACAGTTACAATTCGTTTTATAAAAAATTAAAAGTAAATAATTCCAATTATGTACTTAAAGTTGATGATGTCTTCAATAAAGTATCACTGCCAATTACCGGAGAAGAGTTTGATGTGTTCCTTTTTGGAAGTTACTCGGTTGCAATAATTCTAATTATACTATTCAGCACTTTTCTGGCAAACAGAATTTCTTCACCAATAAGAAAATTAACTAAAGCAACTGCCTCTGTTGCTGAAGGCGATTTAAGTCTTGAGGTTGATAGTTTTCATATTGGTGAGGTTGGTGACCTTGTAACTGGATTCAATTTGATGATACAGCAATTGAAGAAAAGCCAAACTGAACTGGCTGAAATGGAAAGAGAAAATGCGTGGAAAGAAATGGCACGGCAGGTAGCACACGAAATTAAAAATCCACTTACGCCGATGAAACTGGCTATGCAGCAATTGGTTATTGCTTATAAAGATCGTTCAAACAAATTCGATTCTATTTTCGATAAGGTTTCTAAAACAATTATTGGTCAGATCGAAACTCTAAGCAGTATTGCATCAGAGTTTAGCAGTTTTGCAAGGATGCCCAAATTAAGATTAGAAAAATTTAATGCACTACAAAGTATTGAAGAAGCGGTAAATCTTTTTCTTGACGAAAAAATTGAAATTGTAATTATTAAAAGCGAAGTAGAATTTCAGGTTGAAGCAGATAAAGATCAGCTTAAGAGAACTATTATTAATTTAGTAAGAAATTCCATCCAGGCAAAAGCAAGTAAAATTGAAATTGAACTTACTAAGGATGAAAATTATATTTCAATAAAATTAAAAGATAATGGTAAAGGAATTCAACCGGAGGTTTTATCCAGAGTATTCGATCCTAATTTTACAACCAAGGAAAAGGGAATGGGAATTGGACTAAAATTAGCCAAGAAATTCCTGGAAGGAGTAAATGGAAAGATAAGTATTGTAGAATCATCTCCGGCAGGTACGGTTATCTTAATTCAAATTCCGCATGCGATTTGATGAAATATCGCAAATAGGATTGCTAAATAAGAAAACTATGAGCAAGTTAATTTCATAATCCCAATTAAAAATTAATTTATTATACAGATGAGTGAATTAACTCCGTATCAGAAAGCGGCACTAAATTATAAGGAACATATTTCCTTAACTGCCAACGCAGGTTCTGGAAAAACATTTGTTCTTTCCAAGCGTTATGTTGAAATTGCTCTGAATGAAGATGTTTCTCTGCGTAATCTGGTGGCAATCACTTTTACAGAAAAAGCCGCTGCTGAACTTTATAAAAAAATATCTGATGAAATAGAATTACGACTTGCAACCACAACAAATCCTCTTGAGAAAAGAAAGCTTGAAAAGCTTCGCAGACAATTAGTATCAGCAAATATTTCTACTATTCATTCTTTCTGTATAGATATTCTTAAAGAGTTTCCTGCCGAAGCACAAATTGATGCAAACTTTACACCGATAGATAAGACGCTCTCCGATGAATTGATTCAGCTTAGTGTAGAAGAAATAATAAAAACCAGTTTGAAAGAATCTGAAAAAAATAAGAATCTTAAATACCTCATTCGTGTTTTTGCTTCAAAAAATATTTTCGCAAAAGAACTAACATCTTTAATTGAAAAACGAAAGAATGTTTTATCCATTGCAGAAAAAATCTATTCCAAATCTGAACAGGAAATAGCTGAAAATTTTCATCAGACTTTTGAAAAGTTTGTTTATCCAATTGTTAATCAGAATTTAGAAAAAATTATTTCTTTCATTGAAGCAATAAATAATGAGGTTCTCTCCCAAAACCCCAAAAATGAATATGTTTTAGCAATTAGAGATTTGATCAGCAGGATTAGCCAAACTGTTGAATTAACTACCCAATTAATCTTGTTAGGAAAAGTTAGACCATCCCTTTTTACTGAAAAAGGATTAGTTCGCCTACAAGGTTATTTAAAAAAGAATAGAGATGAATTCACCGATAAAATCTTTGAAGTCCAAAATTACTTTTCAGAAATCAAAGATTTTTTAATTTCAGAAGATCATAAAGAAATTGAATTGGAGTTGGCTAAGTTTGGTAAACTTCTTCTGGAATATTTTAATGAAACACTTGCCAGTTACAATCAGAAGAAAAGACAAAATGGCTACCTGGACTTTGAAGATATCTTGCTTTTAACAAAGGAGATATTAGTAAAAGAAGAAGTACGGCACGTACTAAGTGAGAAGTATAAATTTGTAATGGTTGATGAATATCAGGATACCAATGAAATTCAGTACGAAATCTTTATGCCGATATTGGATCATTTAAGAAGTGGAAACCTGTTTGTTGTTGGCGACGAAAAACAAAGTATATATATGTTCCGCGATGCTGAAATGGAAATATTTAACAGGACAAAAAAAGAAATTGAACAAGCTGGTTCTGAAAATAATCTTTTAATTCTTCCACACAGTTTCCGAATGGCTCCGGATATTTGCCTTTTTACAAATTACGTGTTCACCCGGTTATTTGCCGATCCAAATCTTTTATTTAATGAAGTTAGATACGACGAATTGGTATGTGCCAGAGTTGATGATGCTAAAGGTAAGATTGAGTTTTTACTTGCCGATGTTCAGAATGCTAAGCTTACAGAAGCTGAGTTAGTTGCAAGGAAAATTATTCATTTGGTTAAAGATGATAAACCCGAAAACAAAATTGGATTTAACGATATAACCATCCTTTGCCGTAGAAGAAAATCTTTTGTAGAATTGGAAAAGGCTTTAACTAAATATAAAATCCCATACAACATAGTTGGTGGAAGAGGATTCTATCAGCAGCAAATTATTTATGATATTTACAATTATCTATCTTTTCTTTTAAATAAGGAAGATGATGCCGCACTTATCGGAATTCTTCGTTCTCCTTTTTTTTCTATTTCCGATTCAGAGATTTTTGATATTTCGCGGGAAAAAGGAAACACTTACTGGGAAAAATTAAAATCATATTCTCTACAAGTTGATTCGATGTTGCAGATTCAAAATATTTTACAAAGCAATATTGAATTAGCACATACGATTAATATCCCAAAACTCTTACGGAAGCTGCTTCTTGAAAGCGGTTATTCCGCTGTTATTTCATCTAAAACAGATCGTATTCAAGAACTCGCAAATCTTGAAAAACTTATAAATGTTGCACAAAATTTTTCAAATCAGGAGTTTAGAACTTTATATGACTTGGTTAATTTTTTATCTGAGTCGATTGAAACAGTTGTTGATGAAGGTGATGCAGTTCCAACTGCGACGGATAATTCTATAAAGATAATGACGCTGCACCAGGCGAAGGGGCTTGAGTTTAATAACGTGTTTTTATTTAACGCACACGAAAAAGGACGCTCCTCTTCTGTAAAAGCGAAAACTATTCAAATCAATAAAAATCTTGGAATTCTAACCAGTGTTCCTTCAAAAGGAAATTATTTTGAATCGTACAAATCTGCTCCAATAGTTTTTCTGCATAATTATATTCAACGGAAAAAGGATCTTGCTGAAATTAAAAGACTTCTTTACGTTGGCATTACAAGAGCTAAGAATAATTTATTTATCAGTGCTACTCATAAAGAATTCAATTTTCCTGATGATTCTTTTATGAGTTTATTAGCTAATGCTTTGGATTTAATTCCAGATCAAAAGCAGTACAACCTTGCTGGTAATTTGTCATTCCTGAGTTTTACAGAAAAAGGATTTTCTGAATCCCAAAAAAATATTTCCATAACAATACCGCTTACTTCTGAAGTTGAAGAACCGGAATTATTAATTGAAGCTTTTCAGATTCACAATGATGATAATAAAAAAATATTTAAAGCTCGGGAAATAATTGATTCGGAAAAAGAAGAGATTGTTTCTGCCACCAAAGTAGCTGTATATAGACAGTGTCCGCTGAAATATCAGCTAACATATGAATTTGGTTATTCTGGTCTATTCAAGAATTATAAACGATCAACCAAAGAATTTGATTTTAAGTACAATGAAGAAGAATATAATTTGTTCTCTGATGTGAAGGGAAGAATTATCCACAAGATTTTGGAAAAACAAAAAAATATGGAAGAAGTGGAAGAGATTCTGGAAGACTTGATTAGAAATGAATTAGGCACAACTGCTAAAAATGATGAATTGATTTTAAGCATAAAGAGTTCCATTCTGTTAACAATCAATAAATTTTATAATTCGGAATCGTTTAATGAATTGCAATCGTATGAGCATTTCCAGAATGAAGTAGAAATTTATACAAAAGAAGATGATTATTTCCTTTACGGGATTATTGATAAATTGATTATCAATGATGAGCAAGCAATTATTGTAGATTATAAAACTGATGAAATTGAAGAGAATGAAATTGAAGAACGATTTAACCAATATACAATTCAGTTAAAATTTTATTCCTACCTTGTTAGCAAACTCCATCCTGAAATTAATAAATATCAGTTAAGAGTAATCTTTCTTAAACATCCGGATAGAAAAATTATTCAATCAATATCCAGCAAAGAAGTAATCTTATTCGCTAAAGAAATTTCCGAGGTTATTCTAAACGTTCGGGATAAGAAATTTTTCAAGAACCTGGATCATTGTAAGAAATGCAGTTATTCACTCGCAAACGGAAAATGTGTTAAGAGTTGATGATGGAAGAGATTCAAACTAATGTTGAAAAAATAAATCCGGTAGATTTTAACCGAATAGATGAGAACTTTTTAACTAAAGCAACTCTTGCACAAAGAGTTTTGGCTTTTTTTATCGATAATTTCATTCTTCTTACAATTACAGTTATCATTTTAGTGTATGTTCTTAAAATTGATTTTACAGAAATGCTGATTGATAGAAATAGCTTTGCAAATTTAGTATTTGGCGTTTTTCTTTTTCATCAAACATATTTTTTCCTATTTGAATTTCTTTTGGACGGGAGAACTATTGGAAAGTGGATAATTAAAATAAAAGTAACCAGAAGT
The Ignavibacteriales bacterium DNA segment above includes these coding regions:
- a CDS encoding DUF4783 domain-containing protein, with amino-acid sequence MLRILTILVVLACFVVTHPQGKHHKFDPEKYEGESPKSILVKVEEGFNGGDVEKFAKYFSSQTYASLSNGVSGYYSPNQFFYILQNYFSIYKPIGFRFIVMNDKGENPYASGLYKFEAKGIRGNAQVFISLKIISNIWKISQITIN
- a CDS encoding ATP-binding protein produces the protein MFGKIKNIFKGRNKFFVLFFFTILFVIGIGIISPVLLDNKRKNWENDLKESISNIESSATNLLNEKQKNLVRKSRTLKNEIRIFLDNKKNYSSIIEKINSEKYSEYSVEVINKNEKLIAWTSNVAIPVEDFFPLSFAPTEVFFYRSNLTTFLSSIDTIRINYELFYFAISQQVEKHFEIQNKFYEKINLSEFLAKKFQTEAEVNYSQFAKVSKDGRKISFEIRNNKNYKIGVVTFNKPSLDSRINSFNEDITDIQSIAAIAGFIFLMLGFLKDYKKIKSGVLRILLLSGVLVLFRYLLYELSIPSKFLDSPLTNSSYFASAFGSGIVKSPLELFITIIFLLIVCFSMFNFFWSYFNSNRIRKKGNILTFPVILFTSTVLFLVSLRGLGASLKSVIFDSSLRYFRETGLLPNLPAGLMQLNVLLIGLSSFLISVSIILLIFVFFPFDKNDYRKIKYAIAAIFVFFQGAGYFYDYIQSEPQGTDLIRVLFISFAFILSYKIFFEERKNPFNYAYAALAASIITVSLLNFYNAKLEQESLKTTAYELTRTNDSWLEFLVTQTLINSSLKDETYRALKDQLTNYEAAAFIIWSHSLLQREKLNSSVALLNKRKELLGSFGIELDEKYRINPGVLKYDDDGLQVFDNYRPYQLAGKIISGILPIKEDDILLGYVVVSILFDETNYGRVDYPKVLSPDFNSLNSTVDFEKLKIFDFKNGKLENVYGELTPPDEITWAIVNADFTNSEAWLKLKISSDEYIAYLLKFTRDKNERIIVVLLKEKNLSWSLYNFLKVFFIHIIFIVGFLAIIFAQQLYRAKNIKFTFRLQLLGAFLLISLLPLLLLAFYNRSLSEQKNSEATIMNLKEKALNVERYLTENAANSSIKNLNLVFNKASQELNIDYSLYSEERVKYSSRPEYYGSGLIPEYINPTIYAKFNYQGYKEYLENEEIEKYSYNSFYKKLKVNNSNYVLKVDDVFNKVSLPITGEEFDVFLFGSYSVAIILIILFSTFLANRISSPIRKLTKATASVAEGDLSLEVDSFHIGEVGDLVTGFNLMIQQLKKSQTELAEMERENAWKEMARQVAHEIKNPLTPMKLAMQQLVIAYKDRSNKFDSIFDKVSKTIIGQIETLSSIASEFSSFARMPKLRLEKFNALQSIEEAVNLFLDEKIEIVIIKSEVEFQVEADKDQLKRTIINLVRNSIQAKASKIEIELTKDENYISIKLKDNGKGIQPEVLSRVFDPNFTTKEKGMGIGLKLAKKFLEGVNGKISIVESSPAGTVILIQIPHAI
- a CDS encoding UvrD-helicase domain-containing protein encodes the protein MSELTPYQKAALNYKEHISLTANAGSGKTFVLSKRYVEIALNEDVSLRNLVAITFTEKAAAELYKKISDEIELRLATTTNPLEKRKLEKLRRQLVSANISTIHSFCIDILKEFPAEAQIDANFTPIDKTLSDELIQLSVEEIIKTSLKESEKNKNLKYLIRVFASKNIFAKELTSLIEKRKNVLSIAEKIYSKSEQEIAENFHQTFEKFVYPIVNQNLEKIISFIEAINNEVLSQNPKNEYVLAIRDLISRISQTVELTTQLILLGKVRPSLFTEKGLVRLQGYLKKNRDEFTDKIFEVQNYFSEIKDFLISEDHKEIELELAKFGKLLLEYFNETLASYNQKKRQNGYLDFEDILLLTKEILVKEEVRHVLSEKYKFVMVDEYQDTNEIQYEIFMPILDHLRSGNLFVVGDEKQSIYMFRDAEMEIFNRTKKEIEQAGSENNLLILPHSFRMAPDICLFTNYVFTRLFADPNLLFNEVRYDELVCARVDDAKGKIEFLLADVQNAKLTEAELVARKIIHLVKDDKPENKIGFNDITILCRRRKSFVELEKALTKYKIPYNIVGGRGFYQQQIIYDIYNYLSFLLNKEDDAALIGILRSPFFSISDSEIFDISREKGNTYWEKLKSYSLQVDSMLQIQNILQSNIELAHTINIPKLLRKLLLESGYSAVISSKTDRIQELANLEKLINVAQNFSNQEFRTLYDLVNFLSESIETVVDEGDAVPTATDNSIKIMTLHQAKGLEFNNVFLFNAHEKGRSSSVKAKTIQINKNLGILTSVPSKGNYFESYKSAPIVFLHNYIQRKKDLAEIKRLLYVGITRAKNNLFISATHKEFNFPDDSFMSLLANALDLIPDQKQYNLAGNLSFLSFTEKGFSESQKNISITIPLTSEVEEPELLIEAFQIHNDDNKKIFKAREIIDSEKEEIVSATKVAVYRQCPLKYQLTYEFGYSGLFKNYKRSTKEFDFKYNEEEYNLFSDVKGRIIHKILEKQKNMEEVEEILEDLIRNELGTTAKNDELILSIKSSILLTINKFYNSESFNELQSYEHFQNEVEIYTKEDDYFLYGIIDKLIINDEQAIIVDYKTDEIEENEIEERFNQYTIQLKFYSYLVSKLHPEINKYQLRVIFLKHPDRKIIQSISSKEVILFAKEISEVILNVRDKKFFKNLDHCKKCSYSLANGKCVKS
- a CDS encoding RDD family protein; its protein translation is MEEIQTNVEKINPVDFNRIDENFLTKATLAQRVLAFFIDNFILLTITVIILVYVLKIDFTEMLIDRNSFANLVFGVFLFHQTYFFLFEFLLDGRTIGKWIIKIKVTRSSGKKLNFLSSLIRNFTRAIYFFPPLFCLPDCICYLLTSNEKRIGDLIAGTIVIKSN